The Paenibacillus spongiae nucleotide sequence ACCATTCATGACGATGCGAGTTGATTCGATGTGCCTTTCCTTAGCTGCCGCGGCAATGCCCCGGCAGCTTTCGTGTTCTGGAGGCGGGACATTCTAGGTTAACTTGAACGCCTTATTGGGACACTTCCTTCCTGTATTACTCGTTATACATGGCTTCATATCGTTAGTTGGCGATGATGTCAGATTTTATAGGACGGTCAATACAATATTGGGAGAAGGAGGAACATTCAGTTCTAAGATCACGTCTGAGGTTTAAAGGGGGAGGGGGGTCTTATGATGAGAATAAGGCGGTTGTTTCTGGTGACCCTTGCAATTGTTCTGCTTAGCGGCTGTGCACAAAATCCGTTTGCCGGGCAAACGACCATTGATTGGATCGACTTCGTTAAGCTCAATGGAAAGATGTATACCGGGTTTCGCGAGAATGTTCTGAGGAATCCGGATGACGTTATGGTGGAAGCAATTATCGGAGAAGTCAAGTTTAATGTAGTGAAAGTTTCGAATAAGAATTATCGAACCAAGAACGGCGATGCAAGTTACTTAACGAAGGGCGACAAGCTGTATCGTGTGAAGGGATTTAAGGAAAAGCACTTAATCGCTGCCGAGGATGACAAGTCCATCGGCGGATACCGTTTATATGCGGGCGAGAGTTATGAAACCAATTTGGGATTGCATTACGGAGAGTTGGATATGAAGAAGGTTGATCAAGTCGAGCTATATCGGCAGAATAGTCTGAAGCCCAATAAGACGTTAACCGGCAGCGAGATGGATCGATTCATACAGCTGCTCGGGAGCGGAACCGATCAAGCAAGGTATACGCCCGAGCTTAATGAAGGTTACCCCATAACGTATACGATGGTTTTCTACACGGAAGGACCTTTGGGCTATGCGTTCTATCTTTTTGATGACGGGACACATGTCTACTTGGAACACGATCAAACCAGACTTTTCGACCAAGCCATACGTACATTCCTGGAATAATGTCATTATTTTTGATTGCTATGTTATCGATCAATGGTTATACTGCGCTTTATAAGCTGCGGCAATGACACGTGAGGAGGAGTATTGTAGTGAAGCCAGTTGTTTTTATTGATAAAATCGTTCCTGCTGAGGTTGAAGCCTACATTGCCGAATATTGCGAGATCGACAAATGGACCTCCGAAGCCCCGATTCCCCGTGACGTTCTGCTGAATAAACTCGAGAAGGCAAACGGGCTGCTTACCTCAAACGCCAGAATCGATGCCGAGCTGCTGGAGCATTCGCCTCAACTCCAAGCCGTGAGCAGCATCAGCGTCGGATATAACCACTTTGATATCGCAGCTATGCAGCGGAGGGGCGTAATAGGCACGAATACGCCTCATGTGTTAAACGATACCGTGGCAGATCTGGTACTTGCCCTTATGCTGGGCACCGCCAGAAGAGTCGCCGAATTGGACTGTTACGTGAAAGAAGGACGATGGAAGCCTGGAGACGGCGCGACGTTGTTTGGTACGGATGTACATCACGCGTCTCTGGGGATCATCGGAATGGGCCGGATTGGCGAGAGCATCGCCAAGCGGGCGAGGTTCGGGTTCGATATGGATGTAAGCTACTACAATCGCAGCCGGAAGCCGAATGTCGAAGAGCAGCTGGGAGTCCGTTATTCACCGCTGAACGAGCTGCTGGCAGAATCCGATTTCATCGTATTGATGGCACCTCTTAATGAGGCGACGCAGCGAATGATCGGACGCACCCAATTTCAGCTCATGAAGCCGTCCGCAATCTTCATCAATGCTTCCCGCGGCCAAACCGTCGACGAGGAGGCGCTGATCGAGGCGCTGCAAGAAGGCTGGATCTCCGCGGCGGGACTGGATGTCTATGAGAAAGAACCGCTCGATCCTGCCCATCCCTTCCTGAGCATGCCGAATGTGCTCACGCTGCCGCATATCGGCTCTGCTACCGCTAAGACGAGATTCGATATGGGGATGCTCGCAGCCCAGAACCTGGTTGCCGCCTTAAACGGCTTAACACCGCCCAATTTGGTAGAAGAATTTCAATAGAGAC carries:
- a CDS encoding 2-hydroxyacid dehydrogenase; this translates as MKPVVFIDKIVPAEVEAYIAEYCEIDKWTSEAPIPRDVLLNKLEKANGLLTSNARIDAELLEHSPQLQAVSSISVGYNHFDIAAMQRRGVIGTNTPHVLNDTVADLVLALMLGTARRVAELDCYVKEGRWKPGDGATLFGTDVHHASLGIIGMGRIGESIAKRARFGFDMDVSYYNRSRKPNVEEQLGVRYSPLNELLAESDFIVLMAPLNEATQRMIGRTQFQLMKPSAIFINASRGQTVDEEALIEALQEGWISAAGLDVYEKEPLDPAHPFLSMPNVLTLPHIGSATAKTRFDMGMLAAQNLVAALNGLTPPNLVEEFQ